One genomic window of Actinoalloteichus hoggarensis includes the following:
- a CDS encoding MBL fold metallo-hydrolase — MKVVELLPSLHVIVFDHGQVYLWSDPDSLTLIDTGHAGSGADIASAIRGLGRQPTELKLVILTHWHPDHTGSAAEVADWHDGVTILAHRADAPVIRGERPGPPPVLLDWERPLHDRVTSGVPAAPPVRVDRELVDGELLDFAGGAAVIAVPGHTDGSIALHLPVHRALFTGDTVANVGGRTMLGVFNTDRARAAASLHLMAGLDVDLVLVGHGDPILGEGAARLRAAAAEAG, encoded by the coding sequence ATGAAGGTCGTCGAACTGCTGCCGAGCCTGCACGTGATCGTCTTCGACCACGGCCAGGTCTATCTGTGGAGCGACCCGGACTCGCTGACACTGATCGACACGGGTCATGCGGGCTCCGGCGCGGACATCGCCTCGGCGATCCGCGGCCTGGGGAGACAGCCGACGGAGCTGAAACTCGTCATCCTGACGCACTGGCACCCCGATCACACCGGCTCGGCCGCGGAGGTCGCGGACTGGCACGACGGCGTCACGATCCTGGCCCACCGCGCCGACGCCCCGGTGATTCGCGGCGAGCGGCCGGGGCCGCCGCCGGTTCTGCTCGACTGGGAACGGCCGTTGCACGACCGCGTCACCTCCGGCGTCCCCGCCGCGCCGCCGGTACGGGTCGACCGGGAGCTGGTCGACGGCGAGCTGCTCGACTTCGCGGGCGGCGCGGCCGTGATCGCCGTCCCCGGTCACACCGACGGCAGCATCGCCCTGCACCTGCCCGTGCATCGGGCCCTGTTCACGGGCGACACGGTGGCGAACGTGGGCGGTCGGACCATGCTCGGCGTGTTCAACACCGATCGCGCGCGAGCCGCCGCCTCGCTGCACCTGATGGCCGGGCTCGATGTGGACCTGGTCCTGGTCGGCCACGGCGACCCGATCCTCGGCGAGGGCGCGGCCCGGCTCCGGGCGGCGGCGGCCGAGGCGGGCTGA
- a CDS encoding serine/threonine-protein kinase produces MLVADRYELEELPLGRGGMGAVYGAHDRHLDRRVAVKFLYLPGGPDEESELRFIREARILARLQHAGAPMLFDFGMFDQRLFQVMQFIEGVTIADLIAEHGPLPVEWVASIGAQACAVLSAAHRLSICHRDLKPTNLMLCPDGSVTVLDFGLAMLREADAARFTRAGQILGTPAYMAPEQIQRGVAGPHSDLYALGCVLHEMLTGRQLFTGPTAYAVFERQVKEPAPPVPGVPFELNRIVLDLLEKQPADRPADANALYSRLAPFAVSPPMLPGFLHPPSTPSPGRMYARALGEVLTDSA; encoded by the coding sequence ATGCTCGTCGCCGATCGATATGAGCTGGAAGAGCTTCCGCTCGGTCGAGGCGGCATGGGCGCCGTGTACGGCGCTCATGATCGGCATCTCGATCGGCGGGTGGCGGTGAAGTTCCTGTATCTACCCGGTGGTCCCGACGAGGAGTCGGAACTGCGCTTCATCCGGGAGGCCCGCATCCTGGCGCGATTGCAGCACGCGGGCGCGCCGATGCTGTTCGACTTCGGCATGTTCGACCAGCGGCTCTTCCAGGTCATGCAGTTCATCGAGGGTGTCACGATCGCGGATCTGATCGCCGAGCACGGCCCGCTTCCGGTGGAGTGGGTCGCCTCCATCGGCGCGCAGGCCTGTGCGGTGCTCTCGGCGGCCCACCGCTTGTCGATCTGCCATCGCGATCTCAAGCCGACGAACCTGATGCTCTGCCCGGACGGGAGCGTGACGGTCCTGGATTTCGGCCTCGCGATGCTGCGGGAGGCCGACGCGGCGCGCTTCACCAGGGCCGGGCAGATCCTCGGGACCCCCGCCTATATGGCGCCGGAGCAGATCCAGCGGGGTGTCGCCGGGCCGCACAGCGACCTCTATGCCCTCGGCTGCGTGCTGCACGAGATGCTCACGGGCAGACAGCTCTTCACCGGCCCGACCGCCTACGCGGTGTTCGAACGCCAGGTGAAGGAGCCCGCTCCGCCGGTGCCGGGCGTTCCCTTCGAGTTGAACCGCATCGTGCTGGATCTGCTGGAGAAGCAGCCCGCGGATCGACCCGCCGATGCGAACGCCCTGTACTCGCGGTTGGCACCGTTCGCCGTGAGTCCTCCCATGCTTCCCGGATTCCTTCACCCGCCGTCGACGCCCAGCCCCGGCCGGATGTACGCCCGCGCGTTGGGCGAGGTGCTCACCGACTCCGCGTGA
- a CDS encoding N-6 DNA methylase: MNPEPTVSTGDIARLVDMGRAAVSNWRRRHDDFPQPVGGTTSSPLFSLREVEAWLRRHGKPVAVSLGDRVWQHLRASADDLRLGESVAAAGALLLRLHDGDDHRVARLPGGGDGPARQAVDGDSAQLLTRLAATEGCLEAFEFLCARYQQAHSRRLLATSDEQAALIARLTFPSDGTVLDPACGLGSLLCAVAADQAWGQEVDESSAVIAAVRLLLRDIDATVVAGDSLRRDSIGPRCADGVDVVVCDPPFNDRAWGYDELTGDPRWEYGLPPRGEPELAWVQHCLARVRAGGLVAILMPPSAASRRPGRRIRANLLRAGALRAVISLGAGLSDLWLLRRPESADRAPRHVLLLESEGDAAEIEAAWDRVQADAPSADDPMVAVIDLLDDDVDVSPARHRARATAEVGAEFQAASERFRATSIVPPELTVLDERRALPMTTIGELTKAGLILVRTAPPHMVLGAGDVPVLTSVDLESGGPASGLTRSSDDLVSVEPGDVVTAPTGPVRVAAHGGAVLGPHLTAYQVDRTRLDPDFLAGFLRHAGRLAPSGSSRLDARRVRVPRLPPAEQQAYGRAFRALVDMEDALRQAAEAGAALVRSGLDGLADGHLRPG, translated from the coding sequence GTGAATCCAGAGCCCACCGTCAGCACCGGCGACATCGCGCGGCTCGTCGACATGGGCCGGGCTGCCGTCAGCAACTGGCGGCGGCGGCACGACGACTTCCCGCAACCGGTCGGCGGCACGACGTCCAGCCCCCTGTTCTCCCTCCGTGAGGTGGAGGCCTGGCTGCGTCGACACGGCAAGCCGGTAGCCGTGTCCCTGGGAGATCGGGTCTGGCAGCACCTCCGGGCGAGCGCCGACGATCTGCGGCTGGGCGAGTCCGTGGCCGCCGCAGGCGCCTTACTCCTGCGCCTCCACGACGGCGACGACCACCGCGTCGCGCGACTGCCGGGCGGCGGCGACGGACCCGCGCGTCAGGCCGTCGACGGCGACTCGGCTCAGCTGCTGACTCGGCTCGCGGCGACGGAGGGGTGCCTGGAGGCCTTCGAGTTCCTGTGCGCCCGCTACCAACAGGCGCATTCCCGCAGGCTGCTCGCCACCTCCGACGAGCAGGCCGCCCTGATCGCCCGGCTGACGTTCCCCTCGGACGGCACGGTGTTGGACCCGGCCTGCGGGCTCGGCAGTCTGCTGTGTGCCGTCGCCGCCGACCAGGCCTGGGGTCAGGAGGTCGACGAGTCCTCCGCGGTCATCGCTGCCGTGCGCCTGCTGCTTCGCGACATCGACGCGACGGTGGTCGCCGGTGATTCGCTGCGCCGGGACTCGATCGGGCCCCGATGCGCGGACGGCGTCGACGTCGTGGTCTGCGATCCGCCGTTCAACGACCGTGCCTGGGGGTACGACGAGCTGACCGGCGATCCCCGTTGGGAGTACGGGCTGCCACCGCGTGGCGAGCCGGAACTCGCCTGGGTGCAGCACTGTCTGGCCCGGGTCCGAGCGGGTGGTCTCGTGGCGATCCTGATGCCGCCGTCGGCGGCGAGCCGCAGGCCGGGCAGACGGATTCGCGCCAACCTGCTTCGAGCGGGGGCGCTGCGGGCCGTGATCAGCCTCGGCGCCGGGCTGTCCGATCTGTGGCTGTTGCGGCGCCCGGAGTCGGCCGATCGCGCGCCGCGGCACGTCCTGCTGCTGGAGTCCGAGGGCGACGCCGCCGAGATCGAGGCGGCGTGGGACCGGGTGCAGGCCGATGCTCCGTCAGCCGACGATCCGATGGTGGCGGTCATCGACCTGCTCGACGACGACGTCGACGTCAGCCCGGCTCGACATCGGGCGCGGGCCACCGCGGAGGTGGGCGCCGAGTTCCAGGCGGCGTCGGAACGGTTCCGCGCGACCTCGATCGTGCCGCCGGAACTGACGGTGCTCGACGAGCGGCGTGCCCTGCCGATGACCACGATCGGCGAGCTGACGAAGGCGGGCCTGATCCTGGTACGGACGGCACCGCCGCACATGGTCCTGGGCGCCGGGGACGTCCCCGTCCTGACCAGTGTGGACCTGGAGAGCGGCGGGCCCGCCTCCGGGCTGACCCGCTCGAGCGATGACCTCGTGTCGGTGGAACCCGGCGACGTGGTGACCGCGCCGACGGGGCCCGTGCGGGTCGCCGCCCACGGGGGTGCGGTACTCGGCCCGCACCTCACGGCGTACCAGGTGGACCGGACTCGACTGGACCCCGACTTCCTCGCCGGCTTCCTCCGGCACGCGGGCAGGCTCGCGCCGTCGGGCTCCAGTCGGCTGGACGCACGTCGGGTGCGGGTGCCGCGGCTTCCGCCGGCCGAACAGCAGGCCTATGGTCGTGCCTTCCGCGCACTGGTCGACATGGAGGACGCTCTCCGGCAGGCCGCCGAAGCGGGTGCGGCCCTGGTGCGGTCCGGGCTCGACGGCCTCGCCGACGGTCACCTCCGGCCAGGCTGA
- a CDS encoding protein phosphatase 2C domain-containing protein has product MGHGDRRWLAYAGGTDTGRGRSVNQDSAYASPRLLAVADGMGGHAHGEIACSVVVAALHELDASLSDPRPGRDLLRMLADGVTDAFARLNALGEARPEAAGMGSTLTALAWDGSRLGVAHIGDSRAYRYSGGVLRQITRDHTLVQSLIDAGRLTQAEAEDHPRRSIVVRALQSGGPEPEPDLFLLDITVGDRLLVCSDGLTAVVSDHAIADVLSGVPEPREAVARLIDLANRGGGPDNITCLVADVVSAPVGAPGGAGRGVSAGRGGGSGAGVGGAGRGAAAGVGTGMTGEERAVVGSAVGAAGGVTSPDTGATGGVVGSAGVGGLTRAGVAAQHSDPDRAAVTVPGSTAGGVGGGTGPMAAGVGTGSGLGAACGPPAGWASTTGVAPAWGDVWVSGDARVLGDVRVVEATRPDRPPGMALRCGDVGPATAPSLVFGAAASRPEAAGRLPAPSAGDRRRSGAVGAGSGIGAGPGIRAGTAVTSVPGSEPRVGGPGIGQATRPGPEAGAGSGAGTDPEARNGPVTETGPVTEAGSGSVTGSGSSTDPRTGFGPVLGDGPGRSTAVRVGSRPPQPPDPGATESHTEHSAACENTEVPRRRSLRLPRWFRRLLGD; this is encoded by the coding sequence ATGGGACACGGTGATCGGCGGTGGCTCGCGTACGCGGGCGGAACCGATACGGGACGGGGACGCTCCGTCAATCAGGACTCGGCGTACGCGAGCCCGCGGCTGCTCGCGGTCGCCGACGGAATGGGCGGCCATGCCCACGGCGAGATCGCCTGCTCGGTCGTCGTGGCCGCGCTCCACGAGCTCGACGCGAGCCTGTCCGATCCGCGCCCAGGGCGAGACCTGCTGCGCATGCTCGCGGACGGCGTGACCGACGCCTTCGCCCGACTGAACGCCCTCGGCGAGGCGCGGCCGGAGGCGGCGGGCATGGGCTCGACCCTGACGGCGCTGGCCTGGGACGGCTCCCGACTCGGCGTCGCGCACATCGGTGATTCCCGGGCCTACCGCTACTCGGGAGGCGTGCTCCGGCAGATCACGCGCGATCACACCCTGGTCCAGTCCCTGATCGACGCGGGCAGGCTGACGCAGGCGGAGGCCGAAGACCACCCCCGACGGTCGATCGTGGTGCGCGCCCTGCAGAGCGGCGGCCCGGAACCCGAGCCGGACCTGTTCCTCCTGGACATCACGGTGGGCGACCGACTGCTCGTCTGTTCGGACGGCCTGACCGCCGTCGTCTCCGACCACGCGATCGCCGACGTGCTGTCCGGCGTCCCCGAGCCCCGCGAGGCCGTCGCCCGACTCATCGACCTGGCCAACCGGGGCGGCGGTCCGGACAACATCACCTGTCTCGTGGCGGACGTGGTCTCGGCGCCAGTCGGTGCACCGGGGGGCGCGGGGCGCGGTGTGAGCGCCGGTCGCGGTGGGGGATCGGGGGCCGGTGTGGGCGGCGCGGGCCGGGGTGCCGCCGCGGGCGTGGGTACGGGCATGACAGGGGAGGAGAGGGCCGTCGTGGGCTCCGCCGTCGGTGCCGCCGGTGGTGTCACCAGCCCGGACACCGGTGCGACCGGTGGTGTCGTCGGCAGTGCCGGCGTCGGCGGGCTGACGCGGGCCGGCGTGGCGGCGCAGCACTCCGACCCAGACCGTGCCGCGGTCACCGTGCCGGGATCGACGGCAGGGGGCGTAGGCGGGGGGACGGGACCGATGGCAGCCGGCGTAGGCACCGGGTCAGGGCTGGGGGCAGCCTGCGGGCCGCCGGCTGGATGGGCTTCGACGACAGGCGTCGCCCCGGCCTGGGGCGACGTGTGGGTGTCGGGCGATGCCCGAGTGCTGGGGGACGTGCGGGTGGTAGAGGCCACCCGGCCCGACAGGCCGCCGGGAATGGCCTTGCGGTGCGGTGATGTCGGACCGGCGACGGCACCGAGCCTCGTCTTCGGCGCGGCGGCGTCCCGACCCGAGGCGGCCGGCAGGCTGCCAGCGCCTTCGGCGGGCGACCGCCGCCGATCGGGTGCCGTCGGAGCAGGATCGGGAATCGGAGCGGGACCGGGAATCCGAGCTGGAACCGCCGTCACATCCGTGCCGGGGTCTGAGCCCAGAGTCGGGGGGCCCGGAATCGGCCAGGCGACCAGACCCGGCCCTGAAGCTGGGGCTGGTTCGGGAGCCGGCACCGATCCTGAGGCTCGGAACGGCCCCGTGACTGAGACCGGCCCCGTGACTGAGGCCGGCTCTGGGAGCGTGACCGGCTCTGGGAGCTCGACCGACCCTCGAACCGGGTTCGGACCTGTGCTGGGAGACGGGCCCGGACGGTCGACAGCCGTCAGAGTCGGTTCCCGACCGCCGCAGCCCCCCGATCCCGGCGCGACCGAATCGCACACGGAACATTCGGCTGCCTGCGAGAACACCGAGGTGCCACGGCGACGTTCGCTCCGGCTGCCCCGCTGGTTCCGGCGGCTCCTCGGCGATTGA
- a CDS encoding RidA family protein, with amino-acid sequence MTSAVRLIRSPELSDVAEYAYASTVDAPARFVFAAGACPLDAEGNTVAIGDYAEQARQSMRNLRVALKDAGADLSDVVKSTVYVASSRQADLVTAWECVREAFGDHDAPSTLLGVTVLGYDDQLVEVEAVAAVR; translated from the coding sequence ATGACCAGTGCCGTACGTCTGATCCGCAGCCCCGAACTGTCCGATGTCGCCGAATACGCCTATGCCTCCACCGTCGACGCCCCCGCACGCTTCGTCTTCGCCGCAGGCGCCTGTCCGTTGGACGCGGAGGGCAACACCGTGGCGATCGGCGACTACGCGGAGCAGGCCCGCCAGTCGATGCGCAACCTTCGTGTCGCGCTCAAGGACGCGGGCGCCGACCTCTCCGACGTGGTGAAGAGCACCGTCTATGTCGCGTCCAGCCGCCAGGCCGACCTGGTGACGGCCTGGGAATGCGTGCGGGAGGCCTTCGGCGATCACGACGCGCCGAGCACCCTGCTCGGCGTCACCGTCCTCGGCTACGACGACCAACTCGTCGAGGTCGAGGCGGTCGCCGCCGTCCGCTGA
- a CDS encoding AAA family ATPase gives MPSIDRFVVVTGGPGSGKSTLLDALHAVGFARSEEAGRGVIRDQTSIGGRALPWEDRELFAEAMLCWELRSFRLAAEQPGTVFFDRGVPDIIGYLRLEGLPVPEHVHVAARRFRYHRRVLIAPPWPEIYTRDTERRQTPEVAEQTYESMVATYSDYGYELVPLPRVSVEERLRFATSVLPSDPSL, from the coding sequence GTGCCGTCGATAGACCGCTTCGTCGTCGTCACCGGCGGTCCCGGTTCAGGGAAGAGCACGCTGCTCGACGCCCTGCACGCCGTCGGTTTCGCCCGCAGTGAGGAGGCGGGCCGGGGAGTCATCCGGGATCAGACGTCGATCGGCGGCCGCGCGCTTCCCTGGGAGGACCGGGAACTGTTCGCGGAGGCGATGCTCTGTTGGGAGCTGCGCTCGTTTCGGCTCGCCGCCGAACAACCCGGCACGGTGTTCTTCGACCGGGGTGTTCCCGACATCATCGGCTATCTCCGGTTGGAGGGACTGCCGGTTCCCGAGCACGTCCATGTCGCGGCACGGCGATTCCGATATCACCGGCGGGTTCTGATCGCACCGCCGTGGCCCGAGATCTACACGAGAGACACCGAACGACGCCAGACGCCCGAGGTGGCCGAGCAGACCTATGAGTCGATGGTCGCCACCTACAGCGACTACGGTTACGAACTGGTACCGCTTCCCCGTGTCTCGGTGGAGGAACGTCTGCGCTTCGCGACTTCTGTGCTGCCCTCTGATCCGTCCCTCTGA